GCCGTTGCCACGCAAACGGGCGGCCGTGTCTCGAACCCGAGCGCGGCGCGCTCGAGAGGGATCGGACGCCCGAGCGCGGCCACCGCGTAGAGCATCCCGTTGTGCGCGATCGCCCAGCGCCGCGTGGAGCCCTCCTCGGCGGGCAGCACCCACCCGCGCGTACGCACGATCCCCTGGTCGCCGTCCCAGGCGTCGAGACCCACATGAATGGCGATCGCTCGGTACTCGCAGCCGCGTGGGTCGGGCAATCCCAGGTCGAAGAGCTGGCGGGCGAGCAGCTCGAGGTCCTCCGGCGTCCCCTCGGGGGCCGTCCAGGGCGCGTCGGCGAAGGGAGGGGTCGGGACAGGCGAGGGAGAGAGGGGGAGGGGAGAGACCTCCGCGGGCAGCGCTTCGTCCGGCGCGCTCGCCGCGTGACCCGACGTGGGCGCCTCGGGTTGCGCGCTCGGCAACTCCGGTTGCGAGGTGGGCGCACCGCAAGCGGAGATGCATAGGGTGAGCAGGGTACGCTGCCATGTCCTCACGGGCCGAGGGTAGCGTATCGACGACCCCTCGCCCCCCGTCCGAGAGGCCCTTGTCGAATCTTCTTAGTTAGCCTAACTATGTGTCCGCCCATGCCGCCCGACACGCCTCCTTCGCACCCCATCACCGAGCGTCTCTGGGCGCTCTCTGCCGCCTTCCACGCGCGGCTCGCCCACGACCTGGCGGCGCTCGGGCTGACCGTCGCGGAGTTCCGCCTGGTCGGGGAGGTGATGCGATCCGACGGGCTGCGTCAGAGCGAGCTGGCGGCGCTGCTCGGGGTGACGGCGCCGACCGTCTCGGCTGCGGTGCAGCGCCTCGAGAAGGCGGGCGTGCTGACGCGGGAGAAGGACGCGTCGGATCCGCGCGCGCGAGTCGTGCGCATCGCGGCGGGGGCGCCGCTCGAGACCGGGCTCGACGTGCTCGATGGCCTCGAGGAGCGCGCCGTCGCGTCGCTGTCCGCTCGCCAGCGCGCGCAGCTCCCGAGGCTGCTCGATCGCATGACGGCCGCCCTTCAGCTCACGGAGTAGACGATGTCCACCGCGACTCACTCGCTCCCGGATCGCGCGCGCGCCTGGAACGTGGCGATGACCGCCGCGCCGGGTGACCTGGATCTCCGGATCCCCGCCGACGACGTCGTGGGGACGATCCCCGCGGGGCTCCGCGGGGGGCGGCTCCTGTCGAACGGGCCCGGCTGGACCCACATCGGCGAGCGGCTCGCGCACCCCTTCGATGGTCATGGATACGTGCGCAGCTACGCGTTCGACGAGGACGGCGGGGTGTCGCTGCGCGCCCGCTTCATCCGCACTCGCGTCTTCGAGGACGAGCAGCGGGCGCAGCGCATCGTGCACCGGGGCTTCGCGACGAACCCGTCGGATCGGTTCTGGCAGAACGTCGGCTACGGCGCGCCGCGGAACGTGGCCAACACGACGATCGTCCGCTGGGGCGACCGGCTGCTGGCGGGCTGGGAGGGAGGCCCGCCGCACGCGCTCGATCCGGTGACGCTCGAGACCCGCGGGCCCGACTCGTTCGGCGGTCTCATCGAGGGGCAGGCGACGCTGGCGCACATGCACCGCGACGCCGCGCGCGACCGCCTGATCCTGTGCAGCGTCGCCGCGGGGCGACACACCGGGATCACGTTTCGGGAGGTCGACGCGGACGACCAGCTGGTGCAGACGCGGCAGGCGCAGCTGCCCGGGATGACCTTCGCGCACGACTTCGCGTTCAGCGATCGCTGGTACGTGCTGGGGGGCAACCCGCTCGCGCTGAAGCCGTGGCGCTTCGCGCGCAGCATGGTCGGGGCCGGCACGCTGCTGGAGTCGGTGCGGGTCGACACCTCGAAGCCGGGGGAGTTGGTGCTGCTGCCGCGCGACGCGGAGGGGCCGGTGCGGCGCGTGCGTCTGCCGAAGCCGACGTTCGTGGTGCACTTCGCCAACGCGTTCGAGCGGTCGGACGGCGCGCTCGTCGTGGACGCGTGCGTGTTTCACGACTTCGATTTCGGCGAGGAGTTCGGCTACTCCGGCCCGCACCGCCCGCTCGACCCCTCCCTCCCGGAGGCCCGCGGCACGCAGCGGCTCTACCGGATCACGATCCCCGACGGCGCCGAAGAGGCGACGTGGGAGGCGCTGGTGCCCCACGGCGTCGACTTCCCGCGCATCGACGCAGATCACGAAGGGCGGGAGACGCGGACCCTCGTCGGCGCCTGCCGCGCGGACACGCGGTTCAGCGATCCGTTCGACAGCGTGATCGCCATCGATCTCGAATCCGCCGGGCGCGCGCACGCGCTCTGGACCGCGCCGCGTGACGTGTTCGTCGGCGAGCCGGTGCTGGCGCGCGCAGGGGAGGGCGAGCCGGCGCACGTCATCGCGATCCTCTCGGACGGGCTCGCGGATCGCACCACGCTCGTGGTCTTGCGCGCCGACGCGCTCGAGCGCGGTCCGGTCGCGAGGGTGTCGCTCCCGCTGATGCCGATCGCGTTCCACGGGGACTGGGAAGCGCGGCCGTGACCGGGCGCGACGGATCAGGCGGTGGTCGTGAAGAGCGCCGTGCACTCCGGCACGCGCCGCCAGCCGTGCGCGCGGATCTTCTCGACGAGCGGCGCGCCGAAGAACGCGCCCATCACGCGCGCCGCGGCGTCCACGCTCTCGAACGCGTAGTCGCTCCGGGACCACGTGCGCGCGAAGCCGTGCTTCGTCTCGAGGTGCGCGAAGTACTCGTCGAGCGCGGGGTGCTCGCGCGGCGTCTCGTGGCCCGTGCCGAGCGTCTCGAGGATGGCGATGGTGCCGCCGACCGCGGTGACGCGACGCATCTCGGCCACGGCGCGGTCCACCTCGTCTTCCCAACCCTCCGGCATCCAGTGACGGAAGTGGCCGAAGACCCAGCCCGCGGTCGCCACGTCGACCGAGGCGTCCTCGAGGGGCAGCTCGCGCGCGTCGGCGAGGTGGAAGCTGACGCGCTCGGAGACGCCGTCGGTCTCGAGGCGCGCTCGCGCCACCTCGAGCATCGGCGCGGCGCGCTCGACGAGGTGCACGTGCGCGGCGCGGGGCGCCATCCAGCGGGCGAGTCGGCCGGTCCCGGCGCCGACGTCGACGATGCGCTTGCCGTCGAAGGGCACCGCGGCCTCGAAGGCCCGCCGCAGGGTGCCTTCCGTGTCCTCGGCCGCGATCAGCGCGTCGTAGGACTCGGCGCGCTCCTCGTACATGCGGGCCTGGGCGTCGTTGCGATCGGTCATCGAGCCACTTAGCCCAGATTCGACCCGCGCGCTCCTGGACTCGCGCAGGCGATGAGACGCCGGGCTCTGATAGGCTGACGGGATGGGGACGCCGACGGTGGAGGGGGTGGCGCGGCCCGCGGTGGCGGAGGCCGCGGAGGTCACGCGCCTGGTGCGCGGCCTGCGCTGGATCGCGCGCTCCGCGGTGCGGACGTTCTACAGCTCGGTCGAGGCGACGGGGTTGGAGAACGTGGACCCGGCGCGGCCGACCCTCTACGCGCCGACGCACCCGAACTCGATCATCGATCCGCTCCTGGTCGCGCTCTTCGAGGAGCGCCCGATCTGCTTCGTCGCGCGCGACGGGCTCTTCGACGTGCCGGTGTTCGGCGCGGTCCTGCGGGCGGTCGGCGCGATCCCCGTCGCGCGCCGGAGCGACCACGCGGGCGAAGACGTCGACCACGGCGCGATGTTCTCGGCGTGCCGCGAGGCCCTCGCGAGCGGCAAGGTGCTCGTGCTGTTCCCCGAAGGCAAGACGCACGGGCGGCTGCGGGTGGAGCGGCTGAAGACGGGGCTCGCGCGGATCGCGCTCGACGCGCCGCCGGACACGCAGATCATCCCCATCGGCCTGAACTACCTGGTCCGCCACGCCTTCCGGTCGGACGTGCACGTGGCCTTCGGAGAGCCCATCGCGCCGACCGGGACCGTCGCCGAGCTGACCGAGCGGGTGGCCGACACCCTCCGGCGCCTGACGGTGCACATCGAGCGCGAGGACGACGAGCGGCTGATCGCGCAGGTGACGGCGATGATGGCCGAGGTGCGGGCGCACGAGGGCCTCGATCAGGAGGCGTCGCCCGCGGACCGCGTCGCGCTGGCGCAGCGGGTGGTCGACGCCTATCGCTGGCTCGGGGAGCGTGACCCCGAGCGCACGGCCACGCTGCGGGCGCGGATCCAGGCGCTGCTCGAGGAGCGCGCGGAGCTCGGCCTCGGGGGCGAGCGGCCCGCGCTGCAGCACCGCGGAGAGCGACGCATCGCGCGGCGGTGGGCGGACGACCCGGTGACCTTCGTGCTCGGCGCGCCGGTCGCGCTCTACGGCATCGTGAACAACGCGTTGCCGTACCTGGCGCTCCGCGTGCTGCTCGGGATCGCGCCGCCGAGCTTCTATCGGGGCGCGCTCGTGCGGCTCGGCGGTGGGCTCGCCATCTTCGCGCTCGCGTACGCCGCGCAGACCGCCGTCGTGGCCACCTACGCGCCCGCGCTCGCGCCGCTCTACGCGCTCTCTCTGGTCCCGAGCGCGTTCTTCGCGCGCCGCTACCTCGCGGAGCTCCGCCTGCACCGGGTCGGCCCGCGCCGCCTCTTCCGCATGGTCAAGCACCGCGGGCGGCTGGCCTATCTGCGCGCCGAGCGAGACGACCTCGCGGCGGAGCTCGCCGAGCTGCGCCGCGAGTACCTCGCCCGCTGAAGTGGCTCAGGTGGCCAGGAAGCCGCCGTCGACGATCATCTCGGCGCCGGTCATGAAGCTCGACTCGTCCGACGCGAGGAAGAGCGCCGCGTTGGCGATGTCGCGCGCCTCTCCGAGCCGACCGATCGGGAGCGAGTCGCCGATCGACTTCTTCGACGCGTCGTCCAGGTAGGGCGCCTGGAGCGGGGTGTCGATCATGCCCGGGTGGATGATGTTGCAGCGGATGTTCTTCGATCCGAACTGCACCGCGATCGACTTCGCGAGGCCGATCAGGGCGCTCTTGGCCGCGGTGTAGGAGTCCTGCGCGAGGGTGAAGCCCACGAGCGCGCTGATGGAGCCGACGTAGATGATCGAGCCGCCGCCGGACTTCTCGAGCGCGGGGATGCCGTGCTTGGCGAGCAGGAAGGGGCCGCGCAGGTTGATCGCCTGGACGCGATCCCAGTCCTCGACCGTGGTGTCGACGACCGACTTGTCCTTGTCTTTCCAGAGCACGCCGGCGTTGGCGTAGAGGACGTGCACCGCGCCGAAGCGCTCCATCGCCGCGTCGACCGCGCCCTTCACCGCCGCCTCGTCCGAGACGTCGCCCTGCACGAAGAGCGCCTCGCCGCCCGCCTCCTCGACCTGCTTCACGGTGTCGCCGCCCGCGTCCGCGTTCAGGTCGAGCACGACGACCTTGGCGCCTTCGCGCGCGAAGAGGACCGAGGCCTCGCGGCCCATGCCGAGGCCGCCGCCCGTGATGATCGCAACCTTGTCCTTCAGACGCATCGTCGACTCCTTCGTGAGAGGGAGCGGGACGGTAGCAGAGCGCGGGGCGGCTCACCCGAGCCAGAGACGCGCGGCCCACACGAGCGCGAACGTCAGCGCCCCGACGAAGAGGGCGGCGACGGCGAGCAGCACGAACGGCAGCAGGGAGGGGCGCTTGGGCGACGGAGGCGCGGCCATCGGCGGCGCGGGCTGCTGCGGCGGCGGCGTGAACGAGGGCCGGACGTGATCCCGGTCCCAGAGCGTCGTCGCCGCGGACTCCTCGGTCGTCTCCGCGCCGAAGGCCTCGAAGCGGGTCTGCACGTGCGGCACCGTCGGATCGGGGGCGAGCGGGGCGACGGCGCGGAGCTGCTCCAGGTGCTTCGCGATCTGCATCGGATCCTGGGGCCGCGTCGCGGGGTCCTTGCGGAGGAGCGCGTCGACGAAGTCGTCCAGCTCCGGCGGCACGTCGCCCACCCGCTCACTGACCCGAGGGGCCGGCTGCTTCACCTGCGCCATCAGGGTCCGCATGGGGTTGCCCGAACGGAAGGCAGGTTGACCCACGATCATGTCGTAGACGATGAGCCCGAGCGCGTAGATGTCCGTCGCCGGGCCGATCGGCCCCTTGGTCGCCGCCTCGGGGCTCATGTAGCTCGGCGTGCCGACGAAGCGGCCGTCCTGGGTGAGCGAGTCCGCGTCGTCCCCGTCGCCGAGCTCCGGTACGGTCAGCTTCGCGATCCCGAAGTCGAGCACCTTCGCGGTTCCGTCGGCGCAGAGGAAGATGTTCGCCGGCTTGAGGTCGCGGTGAAGGACCCCCTTCTCGTGGGCGGCGGCGAGGCCGCGCGCCACCTGCGCCCCGACGTCGAGCGCGCGGTCGAGGTGGAGCGCGCCGTCCTCGCGCAAGGTCCGGGACAGGCTGCGCCCCTCGAGCAGCTCCATCGCGAGATAGAGCTCGCCCGTCTCGTCGTCTCGGCCGAAGTCGTAGAGGGTCACGACGTGCGGGCTGGAGACGCGACCGGCCAGCTTGGCCTCGCGCATGAAGCGCTTCGACGCGGTCTCGGTGCGCTTGTCGGCCCGGATCACCTTGACCGCGACGAGGCGATCGAGCCCGATCTGCTCCGCCTCGTAGACCTTGGCGTTCCCGCCCTGTCCGAGCAGCCCGAGGATGCGGTAGCGACCGGCGACCGTCCGCCCGCTGAAGGTCAGGGCTTCTTCGAATTCCCCCGGCTCGACGGGACGCGACATCAGAGGTCGCCATCGTACCCGACCGGGCGCGCAGGCGTCACGTGCGGCGGGGCGGGCGCGGGCTCGGCGGACGGAGCGACGCGCGGCGTGCGCTTCGTCTCGGCCAGCCAGGCCCGGATGGCGTCGGCGAGGATCAGGGCCACGAAGGGGACGAACTGGGCCGCGATCACGTCCGCGCTCTCCGAGCCGCCCGGGCCGTAGCGGAGGTAGCTCAGCGGGAGCAGGAGCGAGAGCGCGAGGATGCCGCGGCTCCCCGCCAGCACCCCCAGGGCCAGGACCGGGAGCACGTACCAGGGGTGGATGACGCGCGAGAGGATCAGGTAGCCGACGAAGGCCGCGGCCAGGGACCCGACGAAGCGGCGCTGGCCGTCGTCCTGACCCAGCGCGACGACCAGGAGCCAGCCGATCGTGGCCGCGCTGAGCCAGGGCATGAGCGCCGCGTCGACCGGCGGCGTGACCCCCTCGACGTAGCCCATCAGATCGCGGGCCGCGTAGTAGACCGGGGCGTTGAACGAGAAGCGCTCCGCGTAGAGGGAGAGCGACTCGCGGAGGTGCGGCCAGAGCGACTCGCTCGCGAACGGGACGAACGCCGCCGCCACCACGCCGAAGCTGGCGAGCGCGAACGGCGCGGCGCGCTTCGCGCCGAGCCGCCTCGCGAGGTGCACGAGGAACACGGGCCCGAGGATCAGCGCGGTCAGCTTCGCGCTCGCGGCGAGGCCGAGATACGCGCCCGCGCGGGCGGGTCGCTCCTTCAGCGTTTCCCCCACCGCGAGCAGGAGCAGCGGTACCATCAAGGCCTCGGTGTGCCCGCCGGCCGCGACCTCCCAGTAGACGAGCGGGTTCCAGGCGTAGAGGAGCGCCCAGCCGCGGGGCCGGCCGAGCTGACCGAGCAGCCCCATGAGCGCCCAGATGGCCAGCAGGTCCGCGAGGGAGAAGAGCCCGCGCAGCAGCCGCTCGGCCGGCACGTCGAGCGCGTCGCCCAGCGTCCACGCGGCGCCGAAGGTCAGCTGCGCCAGCGGCGGATAGACGCTGTAGTAGTCCGGCGAGTTCAGCTCCGAGAGCGACGCGGGATCGACGGGTGGCTCGGACCAGGTGGCGACCTCGCTCGGCCGGTGCGCGTAGGGGTCGACGCCCTGGGCGACGAGCGCGCCGTCCCACACGTAGCGGTGCACGTCGTCCGAGAGCGAGGGGGGCGCCGCCAGCGCGGCGAGGCGGAGCAGCGCCGCGACGCCCAGCGTGCCCAGGGTCAGCGCGCGCGGGCTGGGGCGGCCGCGCATCCAGCGCCGGCCCAGCAGGAACAGCGCCACGGCCGACGCGGCGACGAGCCCCAGCCAGAGGGGGATCGCGTCGCGCGCCGGGATCCCGTGCGCGAAGGCCGCGGTCGCGGCGGCGACGCCCAGGGCGGCCCACAGCGGCCATCTCGTCCGTCGCGCCATGCCCACCGTACGAGGCGAGCATGAGGCCGTTTCATCACGAACGCCCCCTTCTTTCCTGCCCGTCAGTTCAGCCAGCAGCGGATTGTGTGATATATACTGTAGAGCGTTTCCTCTCATCGAGGCTGGGGTTGACCGAGCGAAGAGTCCTGATCGTGGATGACATGGCGGCGGTGGTGCGGACGACGCGCCGCTGGCTCATGCGCGCTGGGTACGAGGTCCGCTCCGCCCTGGACGCCGAGGCCGCGCTCTCCGAGGCGGAGGCGTTCCGCCCGCACTGCGTCCTGCTCGACGTGCAGCTGGGCGAGCGCGCCGGACCGGAGGTGGCCGAGGCCCTGCGCGAGCGGCTGCCGGGGGTGGAGATCGTCCTGACCAGCGGAGGCGAGGCGCCGGTCGGCTGGCGGGGGCGGTTCTTCGAGAAGACGTCCGGGCCACACGCCCTGCTCGACGCGCTCGAGGCGGCGACGGACGCCTCCGGCGTGTCGTAGGGCGCGGCGGGGGGATGCGAGCGTGGGCCGGCCGGCGTAGAGTCGGCGCCCATGTCGGACCACGCCCGCATTCTGGTCACCTCGGCGCTGCCGTACGCGAACGGACCCATCCACCTCGGCCACCTGGCCGGCGCGTACCTGCCCGCCGACGTCTTCGTCCGCTACCACCGCCTCCGCGGCAGCGACGTCGTCTACATCTGCGGCTCGGACGAGCACGGCGCCGCGATCGTCATCCGCGCCAAGAAGGATGGCGTCACGCCGCAGGAGATCGTCGACCGCTACCACGCGATGGCGGAGAAGGACTTCGCCGCGTTCGGGATGAGCTTCGACCACTACGGTCGCACCAGCTCGCCCGCGCACCGCGACACCAGCCGCGCGTTCTTCCGCACGATGGCGGAGAAGGGCGCGTTCATCACGAAGACGGAGAAGCAGCTCTACGACCCCGAGGCGAAGCTCTTCCTCGCCGACCGCTTCGTGGTGGGCACGTGCCCGAACCCGGACTGCAACCACCCGAACGCGTACGGGGACCAGTGCGAGAAGTGCGGCCGCACCCTCAGCCCGAGCGAGCTGATCGACCCGCGGAGCACCCTCAGCGACGCCACGCCGGAGCTCCGCGACGTGACGCACTGGTACCTGCCGCTCGGCGCGCACCAGGATCGCATCTCCGCCTGGATCGACACCAAGACGCACTGGAAGAGCAACGTGCTCGGCCAGATCAGGTCGTGGCTCACGGCGGGGCTCGGGGATCGCGCGATGACCCGCGACCTGCCGTGGGGCGTCCCGGTGCCCGAGGACGTCGCGGAGGCGGCCGGCGTCGATCCCGAGGGCAAGGTCCTCTACGTCTGGTTCGACGCGCCCATCGGCTATGTCTCCGCCACCCGCGAGTGGGCGGAGAAGCTCGGCGACGCCGAGCGCTGGAAGACCTACTGGCAGTCCGAGGACACCCGGCTGATCCATTTCATCGGCAAGGACAACATCGTCTTCCACACCATCAGCTTCCCGCTGATGCTGATGCTGCACGGCGACTACGTGCTGCCGGAGAACGTCCCGGCGAACGAGTTCTTGAACCTCGAGGGCGAGAAGCTCTCGACGAGCCGCGGCTGGGCGGTGTGGCTGGGCGAGGCGCTCGAGGCGTTCCCCGCCGACTACCTCCGCTACTCGCTGTTGCGCAGCCTGCCGGAGACGAAGGACGCCGACTTCACGTGGGCCGACTTCCAGGCGCACGTGAACAACGAGCTGGCCGACAACTTCGGTAACTTCTGCAACCGCGCGCTGCAGTTCGCCGCGAAGTACTTCGACGGGAACGTGCCGCCGCTGACCGACCCGTCGGACGCGGACCGCGAGGCGCTCGCCGCGCTCGCCGCCTTCCCGGCCAAGATCGGCGCGCTCATCGACGAGAGCAAGATGCGCGACGCCATCCAGGAGCTGATGAACCTCGGCCGGATGGGCAACAAGTACTTCAACGACAGCGAGCCGTGGGCCACCCGCAAGAGCGACATGGCGAAGTGCGGCAACACCATCCACGTCAGCCTCCAGATCTGCGCGTCGCTCTCGATCCTCGTCGACCCGTTCCTGCCCTTCACCGCCAAGACCCTGCGAGGGATCCTGAAGCTCGACGGGGTGCGCTCGAGCGAGGCGCGCGCCGAGGGAGGCACGCTCGGCTGGGACGCGGCCGCGAAGCCGCTCCTCGAGGCGGGCCACGCGCTCGGTGAGCCGGAGATCCTGGTCCGCAAGATCGAGGACGAGGCGATCCAGGCGCAGCGCGATCTGCTGGAGCAGCGCGCGGCGGAGGCGAAGGCGGGAGACGGCGACGGGCCGCCCTACGCCGCGCTGAAGGACACCATCGTCTACGACGACTTCGCGAAGCTCGATCTGCGCATCGGCGTGGTGAAGCACGCGGAGAAGGTGAAGAAGTCGAAGAAGCTCATCCGCTGCGAGGTGGATCTGGGCTTCGAGCAGCGACAGATCCTCGCGGGCGTGGCCGAGCACCTCTCCCCCGAGGACCTGATCGGCAAGCGCGTGGTGGTCGTCGCCAACCTGGCGCCGCGCAAGATGATCGGGCTCGAGAGCCAGGGCATGTTGCTGATGGCCGAGGACCGCGAGGGCAAGCTGGTGCCGGTGAGCGCGGACAGCGAGGCCGGCGCGACGGTGAGCTGAGCGTGCCGCTCGACGCGCGCGTCGAGGCCGCAGCGCGCGGCCGGATCGACGATCGAATCCGGGCCGCGCGCGTCGCGGCGGCGGCGGCCTTCGCGGCGTGGCGTGTGCTCGTCGACGGTCACCTCTCCCGCAACGAGGAGCGCACCCTCCGGAGGGTGCTGCGCGAGGACTTCGAGGAGGACGAGCTCGAGGTGATCGTGGAGCTCCTCCGGGCGCACGGCCCCGCGCTCGCCGCCACCCGCCCGTCGGAGTGGGCGCACACCCTCGGTCCGTGGCTGCTGCGAGAGCGTATCGCGCAGGAGAACGAGTACGAGACCTTCGTCGCCCAGAGCCTCGCCGTCCGCTGGCCTCTGCCCATCGATGGAGGCGCGCGCACCCGCTGGGACGCCGAGGATCTCGACTGGGACCGAGAGCACCTGAAGATCGGCGGCGAGCACGGGATGCACTCGATGACCATCCCGTGGCGGCACGTGGAGTCGCTCGAGCCGGTGGACCCCTGGCCCCAGCTGCTGCTCGAGTGGAAGGACCTGGCCGGGGTCGCGCACGCGCGCCTCACCCCGCGCGGCGACGCGGCGGCGTTCGCGGACCGGGTGAGCGACCTGATCGACGAGGCCAAGCGCCGCGTGCCCGCGGCCGACGACCGGGTGCGAGCCGGCTGGCTCGCGCACCCCGACGCGTCGTGGGAGCCGGTGGAGCACTGGCCCGGCGAGGCGCCGCTGCCCCAGGCGAGCTACCGGACGGCGCCGCAGAAGCCCGAGGAGGTCCTCGCGCATCGACCCACGCGCGGGGGGCTGTACACGCTCCTGGCCTGGCTCGCGTCGGGACCGGAGCGGCCGTGGCGCACGGAGATCGTCGAGGCGAAGCTGACCGCGCGTCACCTCTACGTGCGGCGGCGGCGTGGCGGCCTCGAGCGCGTCCCGGTGGCGACGTTGCGCGCCCGGCGCGGCGACACGGACGCGATCTACGTCTTCGGCCGGCGCACCGAGGCGCTCCTGGCCGGGCGCGCCGGCTGCCCCGTGTGCCAGCGCCTCGACGCGCGCCTCGCGGGCTGAGCTGGCTCGTCGTCGTGGGGGCCGGGTGGGCGTCAGTCGATCTCGCAGATCCAGAACGTGCCCGGCTCGCAGAAGAGCGGCTCGCAGCGGCCGTCGACCACGTAGGGCAGGCACTCCGCGCCGCCCGCGCAGCGCCCCTCCGGGCAGCGCGCCCCGATCGCCGGGGCGTGGGCGCACCGCGCCGCGACGCCGCCGTCCCGGTCACGGGCCCAGACGCAGGCGAGCCGTGGGCCGCACGCGTTGCGGTCGTAGGGCACGCACGCGGCGCCGACCCTGGCCCCCGGCGCCACACACCGGCCGACGCGGCAGACCAGCCCGCCCCCACAGCGGCCGTCGGCGCAGACCGCGCCCAGCGTCTCGGGCGCCTCGGCGCACCGGCCGTCGCAGACGAGCCCCTCGCGGCAGCCCGCGGTGTGATCGCACGGCTCGCCTTCGGGCAAGAGCCAGGGCTCGGGCGGCTCGATCCCGCACCGCTCCACCACCTCGCCCCCGCAGCGACGCTCGCGGCCGCACTCTCCGTCCAGGCGACAGCGCTCCACGCCCTGGCA
The sequence above is drawn from the Sandaracinaceae bacterium genome and encodes:
- the metG gene encoding methionine--tRNA ligase — its product is MSDHARILVTSALPYANGPIHLGHLAGAYLPADVFVRYHRLRGSDVVYICGSDEHGAAIVIRAKKDGVTPQEIVDRYHAMAEKDFAAFGMSFDHYGRTSSPAHRDTSRAFFRTMAEKGAFITKTEKQLYDPEAKLFLADRFVVGTCPNPDCNHPNAYGDQCEKCGRTLSPSELIDPRSTLSDATPELRDVTHWYLPLGAHQDRISAWIDTKTHWKSNVLGQIRSWLTAGLGDRAMTRDLPWGVPVPEDVAEAAGVDPEGKVLYVWFDAPIGYVSATREWAEKLGDAERWKTYWQSEDTRLIHFIGKDNIVFHTISFPLMLMLHGDYVLPENVPANEFLNLEGEKLSTSRGWAVWLGEALEAFPADYLRYSLLRSLPETKDADFTWADFQAHVNNELADNFGNFCNRALQFAAKYFDGNVPPLTDPSDADREALAALAAFPAKIGALIDESKMRDAIQELMNLGRMGNKYFNDSEPWATRKSDMAKCGNTIHVSLQICASLSILVDPFLPFTAKTLRGILKLDGVRSSEARAEGGTLGWDAAAKPLLEAGHALGEPEILVRKIEDEAIQAQRDLLEQRAAEAKAGDGDGPPYAALKDTIVYDDFAKLDLRIGVVKHAEKVKKSKKLIRCEVDLGFEQRQILAGVAEHLSPEDLIGKRVVVVANLAPRKMIGLESQGMLLMAEDREGKLVPVSADSEAGATVS